The Microcoleus sp. FACHB-831 region GGCCGTCAGTTCGCTTCGCTTGCGCTTGGCTCTCTCCACCGCTTTATCAATGTAGCTTGCTTCTCCTAAAAGTGTCAAGTATTTTGAAAAAAAAACTTCCAGGTTGCTAAAATGCTTGCTAGTTAACGATTTGAGGTAAGTTAGCTTTGGTAGGAAAGAGCTAAATAAGGAAATTTTTGTGAAAAGTGCTGTTTTACCTCCGGCGCTGGTGTTGAAACCTATGCTGCACAGCTGGCTGCTAGAGGATATAGGTCGTGGCGATCGCACAACTCAAAGTTTAATCACGGGCGAAGTAGGTGTTGTCCAGGCTTCTTGGACGGCCAAGGATGTTGGTGCGATCGCTGGGTTGCCTATCGCCGCACAGGTCTTCCAGTTATTAAGCGCTCGCGTCAACTTCTTTTGCTATGTCCAAGAGGGCGAACACTGCGAGCGAGGACAGCTAATTGCTCGTGTTGAAGGACCACTCGATGCGCTCCTGACGGGCGAACGAGTTGCTTTAAACCTAGCTATGCGCCTAAGCGGTATCGCTACCCTTACCCGTAAGTATGTTGAGCAAATTGCTGATTTGCCGACTCGACTGGTAGATACTCGAAAAACCACACCAGGGTTGAGATTGCTAGAGAAGTACGCAACTCAGGTGGGAGGCGCTGTCAATCATCGTATGGGGCTAGATGATGCGGTAATGATTAAGGATAATCACATTGAAGCTGCTGGTGGAATAGAAAAGGCGATCGCCCTCATCCGTTCCCGCATTCCCTATCCCCTGACTATTGAAGTGGAAACCGAAAGCTTAGAACAAGTCGCAGAAGCTCTACAACACGGAGCCGATATCATAATGCTGGATAATATGCCGCTTGATATGATGAGCAAGGCAGTGCAAATGATTCGCCACAGCAATGACCGCATCAAAATTGAGGCATCCGGTAACATCACAATCGAAACCATCCGCGCCGTCGCTGAAACAGGTGTAGACTACATTTCCAGCAGCGCCCCCATCACTGGCTCTAAGTGGCTGGATTTGAGTATGAACATAGACATGAGTAGGATGGAGAATAAAGGCACACCCAGCTAGTTGCCACTTTTATTGCCATGAACTCGACCATTGAAGAACTCAAAACTAAATTTCAACAAGCTTTAGTCGCCGCATTTGGCAATGACTACGCTGGTGTAGACCCCATGTTAGTACCAGCAAGTAACCCTAAATTTGGTGACTATCAATCTAATGCTGCGCTTTCTTTATCTAAACAACTCAAGCTGCCACCAAGAGCGATCGCATCCCAACTTATTGAGCATCTCGATATCGCCGACATTTGCCAACCTCCAGAAATAGCAGGTGCAGGCTTCATCAATTTCACTCTCAAACAGGAGTATCTAGAAGCACAACTAAGTGCAATACAAAGTGACTCTCGCCTGGGAATCCCACTAACAAAAAATCCTCAGCGAGTAGTTGTTGATTTCTCCAGCCCTAACATTGCCAAAGAGATGCACGTCGGACACCTGCGATCCACTATTATTGGAGATTGCATTGCCCGAATTTTGGAATTTCAGGGTCAAGACGTGCTACGGCTCAATCATGTCGGCGATTGGGGAACGCAGTTTGGGATGTTAATTGCCTACTTAAGAGAAGTTTGTCCAGAAGCTTTAACTACAGCTAATGCTTTGGATATAGGAGATTTAGTCAGTTTTTACCGCAAAGCTAAACAGCGGTTTGATGAAGATGAAACATTCCAAGAAACTGCCAGAGAAGAAGTAGTAAAACTCCAAACGGGTGCCGAAGATTCACGCCGCGCCTGGAATTTGCTGTGCGAACAATCTAGGCGGGAATTCCAAGTTATCTATGATTTGCTCAATGTCTCTCTAACTGAACGAGGCGAATCATTTTATAACCCCTTGTTGCCAGCAGTAGTAGAAGACCTAGACAAGCTAGGTTTATTAGTAGAAAACGATGGAGCTAAGTGCGTTTTTGTAGAGGGATTTACGAACAAAGAGGGAGAACCTCTGCCTTTAATAGCGCAAAAATCAGATGGCGGTTATAACTACGCAACAACTGATTTAGCAGCATTACGGTATCGGATTCAACAGGATGATGCAAAACGGATTATCTACGTTACTGATGCTGGACAGGCGACTCACTTTGCACAGTTTTTCAAGGTAGCGCGGAAGGCTGAATGGATTCCTGATGATGTTGAAATCGTCCACGTTCCCTTTGGTTTGGTGCTGGGGGAAGATGGTAAGAAGTTTAAGACGCGCTCTGGCGATACTGTGCGATTGCGGGATTTGCTAGATGAAGCGATCGCTCGTTTCCGTGCCTATTTAGAAAAAAGACTGAAAGAAGAAAATCGTGTAGAAACTGAGGAATTTATTGCT contains the following coding sequences:
- the nadC gene encoding carboxylating nicotinate-nucleotide diphosphorylase; the encoded protein is MLHSWLLEDIGRGDRTTQSLITGEVGVVQASWTAKDVGAIAGLPIAAQVFQLLSARVNFFCYVQEGEHCERGQLIARVEGPLDALLTGERVALNLAMRLSGIATLTRKYVEQIADLPTRLVDTRKTTPGLRLLEKYATQVGGAVNHRMGLDDAVMIKDNHIEAAGGIEKAIALIRSRIPYPLTIEVETESLEQVAEALQHGADIIMLDNMPLDMMSKAVQMIRHSNDRIKIEASGNITIETIRAVAETGVDYISSSAPITGSKWLDLSMNIDMSRMENKGTPS
- the argS gene encoding arginine--tRNA ligase: MNSTIEELKTKFQQALVAAFGNDYAGVDPMLVPASNPKFGDYQSNAALSLSKQLKLPPRAIASQLIEHLDIADICQPPEIAGAGFINFTLKQEYLEAQLSAIQSDSRLGIPLTKNPQRVVVDFSSPNIAKEMHVGHLRSTIIGDCIARILEFQGQDVLRLNHVGDWGTQFGMLIAYLREVCPEALTTANALDIGDLVSFYRKAKQRFDEDETFQETAREEVVKLQTGAEDSRRAWNLLCEQSRREFQVIYDLLNVSLTERGESFYNPLLPAVVEDLDKLGLLVENDGAKCVFVEGFTNKEGEPLPLIAQKSDGGYNYATTDLAALRYRIQQDDAKRIIYVTDAGQATHFAQFFKVARKAEWIPDDVEIVHVPFGLVLGEDGKKFKTRSGDTVRLRDLLDEAIARFRAYLEKRLKEENRVETEEFIANVAKVVGISAVKYADLSQNRTSNYIFSYDKMLADKGNTGVYLLYAYVRVQGISRKGNIDFQQIEANAKIVLREETELVLAKHLLQLSEVVTQVETDLLPNRLCQYLFELSQKFNQFFEQCPVLKSEEPVRTSRLVLCDLTAKTLKQGLSLLGIQVLERM